CTGAACAATAAAGCCATCACTGGTACATAATTGTCCGTTTCCGTCAATTTTCATACTTCCGTCTCTTGTATAAGCCGTTGTTCCGTCATCTCTTTGAACTTCTAAAAAGCCGTCACCTTCTATTGCAACGTCTAATTTGCCTCCTGTTGATTGAAAAGAACCCTCGCTAAAGTTTCTTAATGTTGCGGCTGCTCTTGTACCGAGTCCTATCTGGATACCTACAGGCTGGTTTGTTCCCTGAGCAATTTGAGCGCCGGGAGCTTTTATAGTCTGAGAAAGCAGATCCTGAAATTCTGATCTTACTTTTTTATATCCTGTTGTATTAACGTTAGCTATATTGTTGGAAATAACGTCAATATTTATTTGTTGTGCCATCATTCCTGTTGTTGCCGTCGTTAAAGCTCTTAACATTTTTATCTCCCCTTTGTTTTTATTATTTGAATTTTTATTTTAAAATGCTTTATTCTTTTACCCGTCCTACATCATTTACAGATTTTTCCAGAGTTGCTTCGGTTGTTTTTACTATTTTTGCGAGTGTTTCATAGGTTCTTGTTGCAGAAATCGTATTAATCATTGTTCCTATTACATTGGAATTTGAACCTTCTATAAAACCCTGATTCACCCTACTGGTTTGGGATTCAACAGGTTTTATATTGTCATTTGAAGTTTTGTATAAAGCATTTCCAACTGCGGTTAAATCTTCGGGGTTGTTAAATTCAACTATTTTTAATTTACCCACTTCTTTTTTATCAAAAAATATTTTCCCGTCCTGAGTAACGTTTATTTTGTTAATACTGTTTGTGTTTGTATCAATCTTTATAGGTGCACCGCCATCGCTTAAAACAGGATTTCCGTCTTTTGTAACGAGTGTTCCTTCCTCATTAAGAGAAAAACATCCGTTCCTTGTATAACAATCTCCATTATTGCCTCCGACAGCAAAAAAACCTTTACCTTCAATGGCAAAATCAAGATTATTGTCTGTTTTTTTTATGCTTCCCTGTTGTAAATCAAGTATTGTTGAATCAAGAACACTTCCTGAACTTAAAGTTCCGATAACTTTGTTTGTATTCGAAAAACTTTTTTCTTCTTTATTTTTTTCACTTATATTTATATCGCTTATATTTTTAAACACTGGTATAAGCTCTTTAAAGCCTGCTGTATTGGCGTTGGCCAGATTGTTGGAAATAACGTCTATGTTGTATTGTTGTGCTATCATTCCTGATGCTGCTGCGTCTATACCACTGACCATTTTATTCAACTCCCGCATTGTTCATGATTTTATTTACATAATTTTGAGTTTCTTTGTATGGCGGGACTCCGCCGTATTTTTGAACTGCCCCCGATCCTGCATTATAAGCGGCTAAACCCAATTTTACCGAATCATATTTGTTTATAAGATTTTTAAGATATTTTGTTCCACCCGCTATGTTCTGTTCAGCATCAAATGGATTTCTAACCCCCAGACCTTTTGCTGTTGACGGCATTAACTGCATTAAACCTAAAGCTCCTACCGGAGATACCGCTTTTGAATTAAATCCTGATTCTTGTTTTACTACTGCTTTTACAAGGTTTTTATCTATGTTGTATTTTTGGGAATATTTATCAATTAAGTTTAAAATTTCTCCTTTTGGAGCACCGGGTGCTTCGGGTACGTCCGGCAGTTCTGTTGTGTTTGGAAGGCTTGAATCATCTTTATTAAAATAATTATCAAGATTGATTTTGTTATTTAATACATTTCCAAAAGACTGATCTGAAGAAGTATTAGCCGAATTATTTGTTCCAAAGAGTGAATTTAACCGACTTTCTATTTCTTGAACACGTCTTATAGTTGTATCAATACTCGTTGTATCCATCCTACCCGATCGTCCCCTTTTTTGTCATTACGAGGCTTACAAAGTAAGCTTTGGCAATCTAAATATAATTTCCCACCTATATAAAGTTACAACATGTGATAAGCGTTCACATCCACCCCTAGATGTAAATAAGACGCACAAAAAAATACACCTCGCGGTGTATTTTTATTTTAAACATTATAAATTTTGTTATTTCTTGTATTTACAAGAAGGACAAAGATTTTCACCTTCGGGGGAATAATATTTTATAGTAATTCCACACTCCGAACATACGGGAAAACCGTTATTTTTGCGCCATTCCTGTATTTTTAAATCTTTTATTATCGTGTTATACATTTTTTCTTTTAATTCTTCCGAATAAAAACTTTGATCCCCTAAAGACTTTTTTATAGACAAAACAGCACTTTGTGAAAGTTCTATCCTGTTTAATTCTTCCTCTGTAAAATTCTTTTCTATTTTATAAAAATTTTTATTTTCTTCTTCTGTTTTTTGTTTTGTTTCTTTTTTTAATTCTTCCCATATTTTTGAATTAAACAAAATATCTTTTATATTGTAATTAAAGTCTTTTGCAACAACCTTTATTTTTTTTATAATATCTTCTTTGAAAAAACTCAATTCCTGCGCTACAGCGGAAGAAGAAACGGCAACCGTCAATATATCCTCTCCCTGTCTTGATTGAATATAAACAACTTTAGACGAATTTTGAAATTTTGGACCAACTATTTTTGACCATAATTTAGCAAATTCCTGTTGTTTAAGACCTTTATCTAGTCCCATTTCAACCATTACAGAGTTTAATACACTTTCTATGTTATTAAAATAATTATTCTTTTCCTTCAAAAAATTTACCTGCTTTTTTAAATAATCTTTCCTGATTCTATATTATAAACAACAACTTCTTCAAGAAATTTTTCGTTAAAACCCGAAATATCTGTTGTTGTAATGATTGTTTGGGTATCCTCTTTAATTGATTTCAGCAAATAATTTTGTCTGGTTTTATCGAGTTCCGCTAAAACATCATCCAAAAGCAAAATCGGACTTTCGCCTATAATATTTTTTACAAAATCAAGCTCAGAGAGCTTTAAAGCAAGCACAATAGTTCTTTGCTGACCCTGCGAAGCAAAACTTTTTGCCTCTATTTTGTTTATATAAAAAGAAACATCATCTCTATGAGGACCTATAACTGTTTGAAACCTTGCTATTTCTTCATTTCTTTTTTTTTCAAAAGTTGTTTTATATTCTTCTAAAATATTTTCAGGAGAAATTATTTCATCTTCTCTTGCATTAAAATTACCTGAAACTGTTGAATTATACTCTAAAACAAGGTCTTCTTTTTCTTCCTGAGAAATGTTTTTATGTTTTAAATTAGCTATCTTTTGAACTTCTTTGAGATATTTTTGCCTTAAATGAATAATATTGCTTCCTGAAACAGAAAGTTGTTCGTCAAAAACAGCTAAAGTATCCTGTTGTACTTTGTTTAAATGAAAATTGCCTTTAAATTCTTTTAATAAGTTATTTCTCTGCGTTTTAATCTTGTTGTATTTACCTAATCTGTCTTTGTAAGAAGGATAAATCTGGCTTATTGCATCATCTAGCCATTTTCTTCTATCTGAAGGTGTTCCTCTTAATAAAAGCAAGTCTGAAACACCAAAGTTTACAACGACAAGATTGCCTAAATATTGGGAATAAGAAGATTTTTTTAATCCGTTAACTTTGATGAGCTTTTGTTTTGGCGGATTTATAAAAATGCTTAAATCAATATCTGTTTCGTTTTTAATTAATTCTGCGCTTAAAAAAGAAGAATCACTTCCTTTTTTTATAACTTCTGAATCATTATTAGCTCTAAAAGAAGAAAGGGTGGCTAAATAATAAATACTTTCCAGTAAATTTGTTTTTCCCTGAGCGTTTTTACCTAAAAGTATTATTTTATTTCCTGAAAAATCTATTTCGCAGGAATCATAATTTCTAAAATTTATTAATTTTAACTTTTTAAGAAAAATTTTTATCACCCTCCCCTTCTCTTCCCTCACAAGGGAGGAAATAAAAGAGTTTTAGGTTTACCCTTTATACTTTGTTTTTAACTCGGTTCTAATTAACCTGAACAGGCATTATAAGGCAAAGAAAATCATCTTCACCATCCGGTTTAAACAAAGTACCTGCTAAAGCACCGTTAAGCTCTATTAAAACTTTGTCTGAATCAACTACTTTAAGAAAATCCTGAATATATTTGTGATTAAAAGCTATATTTAATTCTTCTTCCGAATATTCAACATCTATTTCATCGCAAGAATCTCCTAAATCAGGAGTATCAGCTGTTAATTTAAGTTTGTTATCGTTAAAATTCATTTTAACAATGTTTGTTCGTTCATTAACCATTGTTGAAGCTCTGTCTATAGCTTGATTTAATAAATTTTTATCTGCTATTGCTTTTATTTCATAATTTTTAGGAATTAATTGCTCATAAGCAGGATATTGTCCTTCTATAAGCCTTGATGTTATACATCTGTCTTTTAATTTAAACATAATCTGGCTATTTTTAACGGTTATAGAAACTGTTTTATCTTCAACACCGGATAAAATTCCTGAAAATTCTTTTAAAG
The bacterium genome window above contains:
- the flgG gene encoding flagellar basal-body rod protein FlgG; this encodes MLRALTTATTGMMAQQINIDVISNNIANVNTTGYKKVRSEFQDLLSQTIKAPGAQIAQGTNQPVGIQIGLGTRAAATLRNFSEGSFQSTGGKLDVAIEGDGFLEVQRDDGTTAYTRDGSMKIDGNGQLCTSDGFIVQPQVTIPTNAQEITITPDGKISVTTPGTTEQTEVGTLRLAKFANPAGLSAIGKNLYSETSASGKAIEGTANQEGFGSIQQGFLEGSNVQVVEELTNLIQAERAFEANSKIIKSADQMLQVANNLG
- the flgF gene encoding flagellar basal-body rod protein FlgF, translating into MVSGIDAAASGMIAQQYNIDVISNNLANANTAGFKELIPVFKNISDINISEKNKEEKSFSNTNKVIGTLSSGSVLDSTILDLQQGSIKKTDNNLDFAIEGKGFFAVGGNNGDCYTRNGCFSLNEEGTLVTKDGNPVLSDGGAPIKIDTNTNSINKINVTQDGKIFFDKKEVGKLKIVEFNNPEDLTAVGNALYKTSNDNIKPVESQTSRVNQGFIEGSNSNVIGTMINTISATRTYETLAKIVKTTEATLEKSVNDVGRVKE
- a CDS encoding lytic transglycosylase domain-containing protein; the encoded protein is MDTTSIDTTIRRVQEIESRLNSLFGTNNSANTSSDQSFGNVLNNKINLDNYFNKDDSSLPNTTELPDVPEAPGAPKGEILNLIDKYSQKYNIDKNLVKAVVKQESGFNSKAVSPVGALGLMQLMPSTAKGLGVRNPFDAEQNIAGGTKYLKNLINKYDSVKLGLAAYNAGSGAVQKYGGVPPYKETQNYVNKIMNNAGVE
- a CDS encoding DUF721 domain-containing protein, producing the protein MKEKNNYFNNIESVLNSVMVEMGLDKGLKQQEFAKLWSKIVGPKFQNSSKVVYIQSRQGEDILTVAVSSSAVAQELSFFKEDIIKKIKVVAKDFNYNIKDILFNSKIWEELKKETKQKTEEENKNFYKIEKNFTEEELNRIELSQSAVLSIKKSLGDQSFYSEELKEKMYNTIIKDLKIQEWRKNNGFPVCSECGITIKYYSPEGENLCPSCKYKK
- the recF gene encoding DNA replication/repair protein RecF translates to MIKIFLKKLKLINFRNYDSCEIDFSGNKIILLGKNAQGKTNLLESIYYLATLSSFRANNDSEVIKKGSDSSFLSAELIKNETDIDLSIFINPPKQKLIKVNGLKKSSYSQYLGNLVVVNFGVSDLLLLRGTPSDRRKWLDDAISQIYPSYKDRLGKYNKIKTQRNNLLKEFKGNFHLNKVQQDTLAVFDEQLSVSGSNIIHLRQKYLKEVQKIANLKHKNISQEEKEDLVLEYNSTVSGNFNAREDEIISPENILEEYKTTFEKKRNEEIARFQTVIGPHRDDVSFYINKIEAKSFASQGQQRTIVLALKLSELDFVKNIIGESPILLLDDVLAELDKTRQNYLLKSIKEDTQTIITTTDISGFNEKFLEEVVVYNIESGKII